The stretch of DNA AGCTCGACCGCGAGAAGGTCAACGTCAACGGCGGCTCGATCGCGCTCGGCCATCCCATCGGTGCAACCGGCTCGATCCTGATGGGTACGGTGCTCGACGAACTGGAGCGGCGCGATCTCAAGCGCGCGCTGGTAACGATGTGCGCCGCCGGCGGCATGGCGCCGGCCGTCATCATCGAGCGCGTGTGACGGTTCAGGCTTCAGGCAACCGGAAACTGCAACTCGAATGTCACGATTCCGTTGGACGGTAATAGCCGGATCGATCCGCTATGGCTCGTCATCACGGCCTGAACGATTGCGAGGCCCATTCCCGTGCCGCCAGTGTCGCGGCGCGTCGTGAAGAAGGCGTCGAAGATCTTTTCCCGATTTGCCTCGGAAATTGGATCTCCGTCGTTGCTGACCGTCAACCTGATGGCGGCATCTTCCTCGACCGCTTCGAGCCGCACGGTCTTTGCGTTGTGACGGATGGCGTTGTCGGTCAGGTGTGACAACACGATCAGGGCTTTCTCGCTGGACATGCCGATCGAACGCTCCAGGCATCCGGTTGCCTCGATCGCGCGTGTCGGAAACCGGCTCTTCAATCCGCCGATCACCTGCGTCAGTTCGGTGTGTTCGTTCTGCGGCACGGTTTCGGCGCGCGCCAGTTCGCGCAACCGCTGGGTCATGGCTTCCAGGCGTCCGGTATCGCCCAGGATGTTCGATATGAAATTCTTCTGCTCCATCCGGGTAAGATTGTCGGATTTGCTTTGCAGCGAATCCAGCAGCAATTCAGCGGCGCCCTTGATCGATGTTAGCGGTGACTTCAGTTCATGGGTGAGGTGCGCCGAAAACGTCGCGATGTAGTCCGACCGCCGCGCCAATTGCTCGGCCATGTCGAGGAAGCTGTGTGACAACTGGGCAAACTCGCGCGTGCCGTAATGGGCGAGAGGCTGGAATGCGTCGCGATCGCCGCGGCTGATGCGCGCGGCGCGATCGACCAGCTCGCGCATCGGGCGGGTGATAGTGCGGGAGAAAACCAGGCCGATGATAACGGTCGCCAGAATGACCGTAAGTCCCGCCAGAATGAACTTGCGGCGCTCCTGATAGAGATGGTCGAAGATGTTGCTCGGCGTTCTCGAGGTGTAGATGACGCCGGCCACGCGGTTGCTGACGACCACCGGCATCGCCGAGAACACGTGGACGCCGACGCCGCGGCTGATCGAGTAGATCGGCGGCGGGGGCTTGTCGGGCTTGCGAATTCGCAAGACCGCCCGATATTGTCCCCGCAGCGCCGTGGCCACCTCCTCGATATGGGAGAGCGACTGGCCGACCTCGTCGCGTCCGGCGATCACGACGCCGTGGGGATCGAGGATGCGGAATCCGGCCAGCGTGACCTTCTGCGTTTCCAGGAT from Bradyrhizobium sp. AZCC 1693 encodes:
- a CDS encoding ATP-binding protein — translated: MIRRPGEKWRPSVGLVIFTALAAAATLPLVGLFFFRLYDNQLIHQTQAELIAQSRVLAAVYARDVEARLGGGITLGAEIPPEARPDREDQLTPIRPALDLAAGGDLLRRRPNAVPANAPASPAYVEIGTRLMPIILETQKVTLAGFRILDPHGVVIAGRDEVGQSLSHIEEVATALRGQYRAVLRIRKPDKPPPPIYSISRGVGVHVFSAMPVVVSNRVAGVIYTSRTPSNIFDHLYQERRKFILAGLTVILATVIIGLVFSRTITRPMRELVDRAARISRGDRDAFQPLAHYGTREFAQLSHSFLDMAEQLARRSDYIATFSAHLTHELKSPLTSIKGAAELLLDSLQSKSDNLTRMEQKNFISNILGDTGRLEAMTQRLRELARAETVPQNEHTELTQVIGGLKSRFPTRAIEATGCLERSIGMSSEKALIVLSHLTDNAIRHNAKTVRLEAVEEDAAIRLTVSNDGDPISEANREKIFDAFFTTRRDTGGTGMGLAIVQAVMTSHSGSIRLLPSNGIVTFELQFPVA